Proteins found in one Seonamhaeicola sp. S2-3 genomic segment:
- a CDS encoding phage integrase SAM-like domain-containing protein codes for MFILSFSYRSKKNVAYLRLRFRHGSTSIEVPTKIETPKSFWDEYKKGINFRDVLKSNLKKDIDEHTKELKTYVLNEIEKIDPSTIDKDWLKKTVNDYYNPPKPEDFEVIPHNLIAYWDYYLKQRGSELKEKIHSYQKWITVRNKVQIFQDITGKQFEIKDVNENFLKGFIEWCKNQGYSNYTIEKEFAYVKMVCTHARSKNIEVSPELDNLKARLKKPPTAKIYLTFDDLEEIKGVKDLPEHLENAKDWLIISCYTGQRVSDFMRFTKQMIRKHKGKYFLDVKQVKTGKAVTIPLLPDVIEILDKRNGEFPRSISAQKYNNYIKKVCLKAELKEKFRGKIRECIAEDKTKATKNDFRGIEGEYEKHLLVSSHIGRRSFATNFYGKIPTTYLKNITGHGTEAMLLAYIGKTSKDTAFEAYDLLLNAKK; via the coding sequence GTGTTTATCTTATCTTTTTCATATCGTTCAAAAAAGAACGTGGCATATTTACGTTTACGTTTTCGACATGGTTCGACTTCAATCGAAGTCCCCACAAAAATAGAAACGCCAAAATCATTTTGGGATGAGTATAAAAAAGGCATTAACTTCAGGGATGTTCTCAAATCTAATTTAAAAAAGGATATTGATGAACATACTAAAGAGTTAAAAACATACGTACTCAACGAGATTGAAAAGATAGACCCTTCTACAATTGACAAAGATTGGTTAAAGAAAACTGTAAACGATTACTATAACCCTCCCAAACCTGAAGACTTTGAGGTTATCCCCCATAATTTAATTGCTTATTGGGATTACTACTTAAAACAACGTGGTAGTGAATTAAAAGAAAAAATACACTCATATCAAAAGTGGATAACCGTAAGGAATAAAGTTCAGATATTCCAAGACATAACAGGAAAACAATTTGAAATAAAGGATGTTAACGAGAATTTCTTAAAAGGATTTATAGAATGGTGTAAAAATCAAGGGTATTCAAATTATACTATCGAAAAAGAGTTTGCCTACGTTAAAATGGTTTGCACTCACGCACGAAGCAAAAACATTGAAGTAAGCCCAGAACTGGACAATCTTAAAGCAAGGTTAAAAAAACCACCTACAGCAAAAATATATTTAACATTCGATGATCTCGAGGAAATTAAAGGTGTTAAGGATCTGCCTGAGCATTTAGAAAATGCAAAAGACTGGCTAATCATTAGCTGCTATACAGGACAAAGAGTTTCTGATTTTATGCGTTTTACTAAGCAAATGATACGGAAACACAAAGGAAAATACTTTTTAGATGTAAAACAAGTGAAAACAGGTAAAGCGGTTACAATCCCTCTGCTACCGGATGTTATTGAAATATTAGATAAACGAAATGGAGAATTTCCCCGTAGCATTTCAGCCCAGAAGTACAACAATTACATTAAAAAAGTTTGCCTTAAAGCCGAGTTAAAAGAAAAGTTTAGAGGTAAGATAAGAGAATGCATTGCAGAAGATAAAACGAAAGCCACAAAGAACGATTTTAGAGGTATAGAGGGTGAATATGAAAAACACCTACTTGTTAGTAGCCACATAGGACGTAGAAGTTTTGCTACTAACTTTTACGGTAAAATACCCACGACCTATCTAAAGAACATAACAGGACACGGAACAGAGGCTATGCTGTTAGCTTACATAGGAAAAACAAGTAAAGACACGGCGTTTGAAGCCTACGATTTATTATTAAATGCTAAAAAATAA
- a CDS encoding solute:sodium symporter family transporter yields the protein MLYTYLGFFGFTLFVIFYTSYKLRKDKFTTSQGYFLAGKSLTGPIIAGSMILTNISTEHLIGMNGSSYKNGIIIIAWEVTSAIALVIAAIYFIPKFIKMGLTTIPEFLERRFDSSIRSIVAFLLMSSFVITLLPIVLYSGAINIESVFDFSKMFNISKEESLIYTVLIIGITGSLYAIFGGLKAVAYSDSLNGIGLMLGGLLIPAIALYQIGNGNMMNGLSTVYNFAPDKFDIIGKPDSVLPFSVLFTGLMINQLYFWGMNQAIIQRAFGAKNLIEAQKGLIFTGILKLFVPAIIVLPGLISFYYFKDEYYSSPI from the coding sequence ATGCTATATACGTACTTAGGCTTTTTTGGCTTTACTTTATTTGTTATTTTTTATACTTCCTACAAACTAAGAAAAGACAAATTTACAACTTCCCAAGGATACTTTTTAGCTGGAAAAAGCTTAACCGGACCTATCATTGCTGGTTCTATGATATTGACCAATATCTCTACCGAGCACTTAATAGGAATGAACGGAAGCTCATATAAAAATGGCATCATTATCATTGCTTGGGAGGTTACCTCGGCGATTGCCCTAGTTATAGCCGCAATATATTTTATCCCTAAGTTTATAAAAATGGGATTAACAACTATTCCTGAGTTTTTAGAAAGACGATTTGATAGTTCGATTAGGTCCATTGTGGCATTTTTATTAATGTCATCCTTCGTCATAACACTATTACCTATAGTGCTTTACTCTGGAGCCATAAACATTGAAAGTGTTTTTGATTTTTCAAAAATGTTTAACATCTCTAAAGAAGAATCTTTAATTTACACAGTTTTGATTATTGGAATTACGGGCTCTTTATATGCAATCTTTGGTGGATTAAAGGCCGTGGCCTATTCAGACTCTTTAAATGGTATAGGACTCATGTTAGGTGGTTTACTAATTCCTGCAATTGCATTATATCAAATAGGAAATGGAAACATGATGAACGGCTTGAGTACCGTTTATAATTTTGCGCCTGACAAATTTGACATTATAGGCAAACCAGATTCGGTACTTCCTTTTTCTGTACTATTTACAGGCTTAATGATAAATCAGTTATATTTCTGGGGTATGAATCAAGCTATCATCCAACGAGCCTTTGGTGCGAAAAACTTAATTGAAGCTCAAAAGGGACTTATTTTTACAGGTATATTAAAACTTTTTGTTCCTGCCATAATTGTGTTACCTGGCTTAATTTCATTCTATTATTTTAAAGATGAATATTACAGTTCCCCGATTTAA
- a CDS encoding inositol oxygenase family protein, with product MDIKENYKNPLKDIDDWEENLIERYPAPNTPKKEKEAFRNYVDSERAETVREFYRLNHINQTYDFVCKKEEEFLKFNKKEMSLWEAIDFLNTLVDDSDPDIDLDQLQHLLQTSEAIRADEHPDWFVLTGFLHDVGKVLCLFGEPQWAVVGDTFPVGCKFSDKIVYPEFFTDNPDNSNPKYNTKYGVYSPNCGLNHVKMSWGHDEYLYQIMKDYLPEPALYIIRYHSFYAQHREEAYSHLMNSKDIEMFEWVKKFNPYDLYTKAPVKPDVKALKPYYENLVKKYLPETLKF from the coding sequence ATGGACATTAAAGAAAACTACAAAAACCCATTAAAAGATATTGATGATTGGGAAGAAAATCTTATTGAAAGATACCCCGCCCCTAACACTCCTAAAAAAGAAAAAGAAGCCTTTAGGAATTATGTTGATTCTGAACGCGCTGAAACTGTTCGGGAATTTTACAGATTAAATCATATCAACCAAACCTATGATTTTGTTTGTAAAAAGGAAGAGGAATTCTTAAAGTTTAACAAAAAAGAGATGTCTCTTTGGGAGGCCATAGATTTTTTAAACACACTAGTAGACGATAGCGACCCAGATATTGACTTGGACCAATTACAACACCTATTACAAACCTCTGAAGCTATTCGTGCTGATGAGCATCCAGACTGGTTTGTTCTTACGGGTTTTTTGCATGATGTTGGCAAAGTATTGTGCCTGTTTGGTGAACCGCAATGGGCCGTAGTTGGAGATACATTTCCTGTTGGTTGTAAATTTTCAGACAAAATAGTATATCCTGAATTTTTTACTGATAACCCAGACAATTCAAATCCAAAATATAACACAAAATATGGGGTCTATAGCCCAAACTGTGGGTTAAACCATGTTAAAATGAGTTGGGGACACGACGAATATCTATACCAAATAATGAAAGACTACCTTCCAGAACCCGCACTGTACATAATAAGATATCACTCATTTTACGCTCAGCATCGTGAAGAAGCCTATTCTCATTTAATGAACAGTAAGGACATTGAAATGTTTGAATGGGTTAAAAAATTTAACCCATACGATTTATATACAAAAGCTCCCGTAAAACCGGATGTTAAAGCTTTAAAACCTTATTATGAAAACTTAGTGAAAAAATACCTGCCAGAGACACTAAAGTTTTAA
- a CDS encoding TonB-dependent receptor: MKQTKLLLLVLLFGFSLTSWAQSNQISGVVLDNQGMPLPGANVLEKGTNNGVVTDFDGNFTLSVSNINGVITVSYVGFTTKEVNLDGSSTYSIKLSEDTQSLDEVVVVGYGTVKKSDATGSVVSLDSEAITETRKTDVAEAVQGQLAGVDVRRVNSKPGSPLSIKIRGNTVIRNANVGNDGVSDDLGLDLSRPLYVVDGIFVGDLSFLNPADIEKIDVLKDASATAIYGSRGANGVVIVTTKSGIEGKTQITYDATFGVNNVVNEPDMFNGDEYVAFVSDVLRGEQWVGEWTDGTATVEDFNNLTIDTDNEFIGDSERANVANRNYTNWRKLLRHDMQLQTSHTLGISGGADGLVYNATLGYTSDKGLMGIEDFERSNISVSLTKKFKNNFTLGVKGYFTTTDREAGSLELFRSSMRLAPTVEPYNEDGTIKLLPDAQDVRFINPLYEVDGSWTANQRNTSFIANAFLEYQPVKWLKLKTNFAPSFASGRGGEYRGLLTKSSRNDQSRTRAVYNAGFTRSYNWDNTADFNFEFNENHSLNATLIAAISYEDSEGSGIQTRNLSSDLFGFYNTQAGADVRSYGTSFRKETVSSFAARVNYSLYNKYLLTFTGRYDGASKLAEGHKWAFFPSAALAWKVSEENFMKDINWISNLKFRVSYGESGNYNSVGAYASQATLRQLDYQFGDTYALGNTLGNLINDELTWERSKEFNVGVNAGFFKGRVRAEAEYYNKKTVDAILNRNLMGLTSFSGTVGNFGSVRNKGIELSLTTVNIDTGNFRWQTSINYARNENELLALDGDIEKQPYGRHGVLEVGQPIDAMYSYEKLGIWQMDEAAEAAVYNAVPGMYKFKDQNNDNLINEQDKVVIGNHAPDWIGGMTNNFTYKNWDFNVMIYTRQGVFGHSEFYQNFATHNPDNAKFNKIDLDYWTPNNQNGKYPLPGAALSNGQANEWFFEDMSFVKVGNIGMGYSFPETLANKLHLSSLKLSLNIKNPFIFTDYKGPDPETGLQNSYGMAYSVQTAIFGINVRF, encoded by the coding sequence ATGAAACAAACAAAATTACTATTGTTGGTTTTGCTCTTTGGTTTTTCTTTAACCTCATGGGCGCAATCAAATCAAATTTCGGGAGTGGTTCTAGATAACCAAGGTATGCCACTTCCAGGAGCAAATGTTCTAGAGAAGGGAACAAATAATGGCGTTGTTACAGATTTTGATGGCAACTTCACTCTTAGTGTATCAAATATTAATGGTGTGATTACTGTATCGTACGTTGGTTTTACAACTAAAGAAGTGAATTTAGATGGGTCTAGCACCTATAGTATTAAGTTGAGTGAAGATACTCAAAGTTTAGATGAAGTTGTGGTTGTGGGGTACGGTACTGTTAAGAAAAGTGATGCCACTGGATCTGTAGTTTCTTTGGATTCTGAAGCTATTACAGAGACTCGAAAAACCGATGTAGCTGAAGCTGTTCAAGGACAGTTAGCAGGTGTAGATGTTAGGCGTGTAAACTCAAAACCAGGGTCGCCATTGTCTATTAAAATTCGTGGAAACACCGTAATTAGAAATGCTAACGTAGGAAACGATGGTGTAAGTGACGATTTGGGCTTAGATTTATCAAGACCATTATATGTGGTTGATGGTATTTTTGTTGGAGATCTTAGTTTTCTTAATCCAGCAGATATTGAAAAGATTGATGTGCTAAAAGATGCCTCGGCTACGGCTATTTATGGTTCGCGTGGTGCCAATGGTGTGGTAATTGTTACTACAAAATCTGGTATTGAAGGTAAAACACAAATAACATATGATGCTACTTTTGGTGTAAACAATGTGGTAAATGAACCAGATATGTTTAATGGAGATGAGTATGTTGCTTTTGTAAGCGATGTTTTAAGAGGAGAGCAATGGGTTGGAGAATGGACAGATGGTACTGCTACTGTTGAAGACTTCAATAATTTAACAATTGATACAGACAACGAATTTATTGGCGATAGCGAACGTGCTAATGTAGCAAACAGAAATTACACCAATTGGAGAAAATTACTTCGTCATGATATGCAATTGCAAACCTCACATACGTTAGGCATTTCTGGAGGTGCAGATGGATTAGTTTACAATGCTACTTTAGGGTATACGAGTGATAAAGGATTAATGGGGATAGAGGATTTTGAACGCTCTAATATATCGGTGTCATTAACAAAAAAATTTAAAAATAATTTTACTTTAGGAGTAAAAGGGTATTTTACAACTACCGATAGAGAAGCGGGTTCTTTAGAATTGTTTAGAAGTTCGATGAGGTTAGCTCCTACTGTAGAACCTTATAATGAAGACGGAACTATAAAATTGTTGCCAGATGCACAAGATGTAAGATTCATAAACCCGCTTTACGAGGTAGATGGATCTTGGACTGCCAACCAAAGAAATACAAGTTTTATTGCGAATGCATTTTTAGAGTATCAACCCGTAAAATGGTTAAAACTTAAAACCAACTTTGCGCCTTCTTTTGCCTCAGGTCGTGGTGGTGAGTACAGAGGGTTACTAACCAAATCATCTAGAAATGATCAATCCAGAACTCGTGCGGTTTATAATGCGGGTTTCACTAGAAGTTATAACTGGGACAACACTGCCGATTTTAATTTTGAATTTAATGAAAACCATAGTTTAAACGCCACTTTAATTGCTGCTATAAGTTACGAGGATTCTGAGGGATCAGGAATTCAAACTCGAAACTTAAGTTCAGATTTGTTCGGTTTCTATAATACTCAAGCAGGAGCCGATGTAAGAAGTTATGGTACAAGTTTTAGAAAGGAAACTGTTTCTTCATTTGCAGCAAGAGTAAATTATAGTTTATATAATAAATACTTATTAACCTTTACAGGAAGGTACGATGGCGCTTCAAAATTAGCAGAAGGGCACAAATGGGCGTTTTTCCCATCAGCGGCATTAGCTTGGAAAGTTTCAGAAGAAAACTTTATGAAAGACATTAACTGGATTTCTAATTTAAAGTTTAGAGTAAGTTATGGTGAATCTGGTAATTATAATTCAGTAGGAGCTTATGCTTCACAAGCTACACTTCGTCAATTAGATTATCAATTTGGTGATACCTATGCTTTAGGTAATACTTTAGGTAATTTAATTAATGACGAGTTAACTTGGGAACGCTCAAAAGAATTTAACGTAGGTGTTAATGCAGGTTTTTTTAAAGGACGTGTTAGAGCTGAGGCAGAATACTATAATAAGAAAACGGTAGATGCTATTTTAAATAGAAACCTCATGGGGCTTACCTCTTTCTCTGGTACTGTGGGAAATTTTGGCTCAGTAAGAAACAAAGGTATAGAACTATCATTAACAACCGTGAATATTGATACGGGTAATTTTAGATGGCAAACAAGTATAAATTATGCCCGTAATGAAAACGAGTTATTGGCATTAGATGGTGATATTGAAAAACAACCATACGGTAGGCATGGGGTGCTAGAAGTAGGGCAGCCTATAGATGCAATGTATTCCTATGAAAAACTAGGTATTTGGCAAATGGATGAGGCTGCAGAGGCTGCTGTTTATAATGCTGTTCCTGGTATGTATAAATTTAAAGACCAAAATAACGACAACCTTATTAATGAGCAAGATAAAGTGGTTATTGGTAATCATGCCCCAGATTGGATTGGTGGTATGACCAATAATTTTACGTATAAAAATTGGGATTTTAATGTAATGATTTATACAAGGCAAGGTGTGTTTGGACACTCTGAATTCTATCAAAACTTTGCCACTCACAATCCTGATAACGCAAAATTTAATAAAATAGATTTAGATTATTGGACACCAAATAATCAAAATGGTAAATACCCTTTACCTGGAGCTGCACTATCAAATGGGCAGGCCAATGAGTGGTTTTTTGAAGATATGTCTTTTGTAAAAGTAGGAAATATAGGCATGGGTTATTCGTTTCCTGAAACATTAGCTAATAAGCTTCATTTGAGTTCTTTAAAATTATCTTTAAATATTAAAAACCCATTCATTTTTACTGATTATAAAGGGCCAGATCCAGAAACAGGATTACAGAACTCTTACGGAATGGCATATTCTGTACAAACAGCAATTTTTGGTATAAATGTTAGATTCTAA
- a CDS encoding RagB/SusD family nutrient uptake outer membrane protein, translating to MKIQNKFKYIVMAMGLLVSLVACDSYLEEENKSAVTAENYYTSDNAIELVNAVYTALRQPYKYYSEAFLGTDLFTQNGQLFSINNLNEYSNMASGDGAGPWYGNYSVISAANIAINRYENQISWESALIGQRDLGIAQAKALRALAYFNLVQQYGGVVVYLDEVSEIRYDYARSSEEDTFKQIIKDLEEAIPVLETAPAEFGRFSKRAAQHLLAEVYLTKGYKDFGTTQDFETAAQLAEAAIGSYDIRSQTYAQVFDFDNQLNPEILFSIQYGAEGVNNRSNNKNGIFMNIAHNYAGISRTNNPYGEQSFSAMPTDFFYSLFEDNDSRDDVTLHRVLYATVNSPASENGVENIAVGDTVVYYPKTTLPEAELKDRLNRYWVFQPSDYGFDVAEDVPGALYQYSNNLNNVNFPIFAKFDERAQDGNGYRDVFVFRVAETHLIAAEAYLGASNVTAALPHINRVRERATGVANYYNSLTIDDILNERALELAGESNRWNVLKRTGKLQERVAMYNPHFIDHGSFDPAKHTVRPIPSQEIELSDGSLEQNPKY from the coding sequence ATGAAAATTCAAAATAAGTTTAAATATATAGTTATGGCTATGGGCTTGTTAGTAAGTCTAGTAGCATGCGATAGTTATCTTGAAGAAGAAAACAAATCAGCAGTAACGGCTGAAAACTATTATACTTCAGATAATGCAATAGAATTGGTAAATGCGGTGTATACTGCATTAAGACAGCCTTATAAGTATTATAGCGAAGCTTTTTTAGGTACAGATCTATTTACTCAAAATGGTCAACTTTTTAGTATAAATAATCTAAATGAGTACAGCAACATGGCATCTGGAGATGGAGCAGGACCATGGTATGGCAATTATTCGGTAATAAGTGCCGCGAATATCGCCATCAATAGATATGAAAATCAAATTTCATGGGAGTCTGCATTAATTGGGCAAAGAGATTTAGGAATAGCGCAAGCCAAAGCACTAAGAGCCTTAGCGTATTTTAATTTAGTGCAACAATATGGTGGAGTTGTGGTTTATTTAGATGAGGTTTCAGAAATCAGATACGATTACGCTCGTTCTTCTGAAGAAGATACTTTTAAACAAATTATAAAAGATTTAGAGGAAGCCATACCGGTTTTAGAAACTGCTCCAGCCGAATTTGGTCGTTTTTCTAAACGTGCAGCACAACATTTATTAGCTGAGGTTTATTTAACAAAAGGTTACAAAGATTTTGGTACAACTCAAGATTTTGAAACAGCAGCGCAACTTGCAGAAGCAGCTATTGGAAGTTATGATATAAGAAGCCAAACGTATGCTCAGGTATTCGATTTTGATAATCAATTGAATCCAGAAATACTATTTTCTATACAATACGGTGCTGAAGGTGTAAATAACAGAAGTAATAATAAAAATGGCATATTTATGAATATTGCTCATAATTACGCTGGAATTTCACGAACAAATAACCCTTATGGTGAACAGTCTTTTTCGGCTATGCCAACTGATTTTTTCTATAGTTTGTTTGAAGATAATGATTCTAGAGATGATGTAACGTTGCATAGAGTGTTATACGCAACTGTAAATTCACCCGCTTCTGAAAACGGCGTAGAAAATATTGCCGTAGGTGATACTGTAGTATACTATCCTAAAACAACTTTACCAGAAGCAGAGTTAAAAGATCGTTTAAACCGTTACTGGGTATTCCAACCATCAGATTATGGTTTTGATGTGGCTGAGGATGTTCCAGGAGCGTTATACCAATATTCAAATAATTTAAATAATGTAAACTTTCCAATTTTTGCAAAATTTGATGAACGCGCACAAGATGGAAATGGGTACAGAGATGTTTTTGTATTTCGTGTTGCAGAAACTCATTTAATTGCTGCAGAGGCTTATTTGGGGGCGAGTAATGTTACTGCGGCCTTACCTCACATAAATAGAGTAAGAGAACGTGCAACCGGAGTGGCAAACTACTACAATAGTTTAACTATTGATGATATTTTAAACGAGCGTGCATTAGAGTTAGCAGGTGAGTCTAATAGATGGAATGTTTTAAAACGTACAGGTAAATTACAGGAGCGTGTTGCCATGTACAATCCACATTTTATAGATCATGGTTCGTTTGATCCAGCTAAACATACAGTTCGACCAATTCCTTCGCAGGAAATAGAACTGTCAGATGGAAGTTTAGAGCAAAACCCTAAGTATTAG
- a CDS encoding GH92 family glycosyl hydrolase: MWKFFSLTISFSLTLLFLGCNKQHKKPVEFVATNKASYINPFICTADDHGQTDVAAAVPFGMVKPAPDTSPMAHSGYDYAANEIIGFSNTRFSGVGCRGVGGNLRVLPFVISGKDSIPNSVTYSKENEVAQAGYYSVTLNNGIKTQLTATRQVAFHQYTFPKSEKSGFTIDLESSYVGHISDNFNINNGVVSGEITSVNVCKKGAYTFYFAIAFNKETSEITKEGSKLIVKFSTAKNQDVLLRCALSVVDENSAINNLKNTKTLSFSQVKTQAFQSWNNFLSTIDVETENDTLKELFYTHLYHTTQSPFIINDENGMIRGSNGEKYKVDTPYYHGWSVWDTFRTKLPLFSLLYPNQYKDMLWSLKALYKQGKPDWATKTEPFLTIRTEHTIPVLLDAHQKGILPYSLADVYNEMKEEAKHLPFKSPDNVLESSYDLWALSKIAQILGKDEDAQFYKNKAFEYKTLWKDKFLVMDDNSDIMHGDGLYEGTLWQYRWFVPFDIQGIQTMMGGKDEFEKQLDYFFNNELFNIGNQPDIQVPYLYNYTNSPWKTQALIHKLLNEKTNNWYGTHEKFKTPIVKKIFTATPDGFIKEMDDDAGTMSSWFLWSSMGMYPIFPGSTEVALTAPQFNKITIKTNSKPLEITTSKKGLNNIYIQKVTWNNKIVNSSIIDFNTISKGGVLHFELGDKPNKQWGKQN, translated from the coding sequence ATGTGGAAGTTTTTTTCTTTAACTATATCTTTTAGTTTAACATTATTGTTTCTTGGTTGTAACAAGCAGCATAAAAAGCCTGTTGAATTTGTAGCTACCAATAAGGCAAGTTACATTAACCCATTTATTTGTACCGCAGATGATCACGGACAAACAGATGTAGCCGCAGCGGTGCCTTTTGGTATGGTAAAACCAGCTCCAGACACTAGTCCAATGGCACATTCTGGTTATGATTATGCGGCCAATGAAATAATAGGGTTTTCAAATACGAGATTCTCGGGCGTTGGGTGTAGAGGCGTAGGCGGTAATTTAAGAGTGTTGCCTTTTGTTATTTCAGGTAAAGATTCAATTCCAAATTCGGTAACCTACTCAAAAGAAAATGAAGTTGCCCAAGCTGGATATTATTCCGTAACCCTTAACAATGGTATAAAAACCCAACTTACAGCAACCAGACAAGTAGCCTTTCATCAATATACATTTCCTAAGTCAGAAAAATCTGGTTTTACAATAGATTTAGAAAGCTCTTATGTAGGGCATATATCAGATAACTTCAATATAAATAATGGTGTTGTTAGTGGAGAAATTACAAGCGTGAATGTTTGCAAAAAGGGAGCTTATACATTTTATTTTGCAATTGCTTTTAATAAGGAAACTTCAGAAATAACTAAAGAAGGTTCTAAACTAATAGTTAAATTTTCAACTGCCAAAAATCAAGATGTCCTATTGCGTTGCGCCTTATCGGTTGTTGATGAAAATAGTGCTATTAATAACCTTAAAAATACAAAGACGTTAAGTTTTTCTCAGGTTAAAACACAAGCTTTCCAGTCATGGAACAACTTTTTAAGCACAATTGATGTTGAAACAGAAAATGATACTTTAAAGGAATTATTTTACACACACCTATATCATACCACACAATCGCCTTTCATTATAAATGATGAAAACGGAATGATTAGAGGAAGTAATGGCGAAAAATATAAAGTAGATACACCCTATTATCATGGGTGGTCTGTTTGGGATACTTTTAGAACCAAGTTACCCTTGTTCTCTCTATTGTATCCAAACCAATATAAAGACATGTTATGGTCTTTAAAAGCATTATATAAACAAGGTAAACCCGATTGGGCAACCAAAACGGAGCCTTTTTTAACTATAAGAACAGAACATACTATTCCCGTTTTATTAGATGCGCATCAAAAAGGAATTTTACCTTATTCGTTAGCCGATGTATATAATGAAATGAAAGAAGAAGCAAAACATTTGCCTTTTAAATCTCCTGATAATGTATTAGAGTCAAGCTATGATTTATGGGCGCTTTCTAAAATAGCACAAATACTTGGTAAAGATGAGGATGCTCAGTTTTATAAAAATAAAGCTTTTGAGTATAAAACACTTTGGAAAGATAAATTCTTAGTGATGGATGATAATTCTGATATCATGCATGGCGATGGTTTATACGAAGGGACTTTGTGGCAGTACAGGTGGTTTGTTCCCTTTGATATTCAAGGCATTCAAACGATGATGGGAGGAAAAGATGAATTTGAAAAGCAGTTGGATTATTTTTTTAATAATGAGTTGTTTAATATAGGCAATCAGCCCGATATTCAAGTACCATATTTATACAATTACACCAATTCACCATGGAAAACTCAAGCCTTAATTCATAAATTATTAAACGAGAAAACTAACAATTGGTACGGCACCCATGAAAAATTTAAAACACCAATTGTAAAAAAGATTTTTACGGCAACACCAGATGGTTTTATTAAAGAAATGGATGATGATGCCGGTACCATGTCGTCTTGGTTTCTTTGGTCGTCAATGGGCATGTATCCTATATTTCCAGGTAGTACAGAGGTGGCTTTAACGGCACCACAGTTTAATAAAATAACAATTAAAACTAATAGTAAACCTTTAGAAATTACCACGTCAAAAAAAGGTTTAAACAATATATACATTCAAAAAGTAACATGGAACAACAAAATAGTTAATTCTAGTATTATAGATTTCAATACTATTTCTAAAGGAGGTGTTTTGCATTTTGAATTAGGTGATAAGCCCAATAAACAATGGGGAAAACAAAATTAA